The Mixophyes fleayi isolate aMixFle1 chromosome 9, aMixFle1.hap1, whole genome shotgun sequence DNA window CCAGGAAGGCTCATGACCCCCAAAGAAAGGTTCAGGAGCCACCTAAGAAGGTTCAGGACCCCCACAGAAAGGTTATGGACCCCCCCAAGAAGGCTCAGGAGCCTCCTAAGAAGGCCCATGACCCCCACAAGAAGGCACAGGACCCCCCTAAGCGGGTACAAGCGCCCCCTCACAACGAGTCTCTGGAGCACAGCGAGGTCCTGGAGGAGGCCGGCAGGGTCAGCAGACTGATGGAAAAGTTTGACCACGGACACGGTAAGCCGGTGAGGTCCAGGAGTTGGGAGAACTTACTGGAGAGAGACTGCAAGCCTCCCTCGTTGCCAAAACCTCCAACCGCCGAGCGGCATGGCCAAGTCCCCCAGAACAGAGTGCCCAAGCGGTCCGGAGACATCTCCCCTTCGTCCGCCTCTTTGCTGGATGAGGATAGTAAACGCTTTCCCCTAAACAACCCCTCCTGGCTTCCTTCCAAGCAGCCTGTTGTCCATTCTCTGCCCGATCCTGGTCAGTTTCAGAAAATGCCCTCCAGCCCGGTGACTTCACCAGTCTCCAATACCCCTCCATCCCCATCTTTTTTTAAAGGACCACTGTCCCCCAGTTATGAGATTACCACCGATGAAAAATGTGTTTCGCCCATTGTGGCCACGTTCAGGGAGAAGTTTGAAGCTGGGCACACGAGCAACAACCTTCCCTTATTGAAACTGATGAATGTCGCTCAGAAGACTGGTAGCAACACCATGATAGTCAACCCAAAAGCTGCATCTGCTAATAAGGCAAGACCTGAAACAACAGATCCACCTCTTCTTACCAATGGTCACGTTGACCCCTCTGACCTAAACTCAAAGGCAGGTAGTTCAATTAAAATTCAAGATCTTCTGTCCAAGAGCAAGCGACCTAGAGGTACCAAAGTCCAGCGTCCCTCAGAGGGAAGTGGTCTAGTGCCATCTTCGAGTGATTCTTCTAATGAGATCCCCAAAGGCGCCAAGACATGGAAGCCAAAGTCTGAGGTGGAGAACCCTAAAACGAACAGCCCTCCCAAATCCAGTGCCACTCAGTCAGAAATTTCTTTACACAACCACTGTGACCAGGCCTTCACCAGTGCCACTCCTAGCCAGCAATTGAAAGTCTCCTCTTCCACCAGTAGTAATGACTCTTTTGAGATTAAACCTGCTCCCAAGCCGGATCTCAATAGCATCCCAGATGACGATATTCAAGCAAAAGCCCTTGCGAACATCCGAATGCAATCTAAAAACTCTTTCGTTTTTATTCCAAAGAAGAGGCAGGCCCCTTCTGAACCACCGAAGAAAGGCAGCGTGGTGCAAAACTCAATCAACGAAAAGCCAAAAGTGAAAAATAGTGCTTCCACGGTTAACGGTCCCAAAGTAGATTTCACAGACTCCGCCAAGAATGGCAAATGGTCCAACGAAGGCCCTGCATCTACTAAGCTTCAAGAAGTCGCCGTCAACGGTGATGACCGGTTAGAATGGACTGTCAATTCCATGACGGTACAAGCGTCCAATGTACCCTCGCTCTCCGATTTCGACTGGAAAAGTGGCCTTTTGCCGTCCAGTTCTTCCACGGAAAGTCTTTCGTTTACTGACCCTGGAGCTAAGTTTGAGTATTTCAGTAGCGCGCACCAAGGAGATGATGTGAACGTCTTGACTGTACCGGTTACAAACCTACATGAGGACATTGTTAAAGCCGATATACCGGTCACCAACATAGATGACATAGTCAATATTGAGGACCAAGGGGTAAAGAAAGAGGCCAAACCTGCTTTAAAAACCACGGACTCCTCAACAACCTCATATCGACCTCATGCTCCCCTGTCCTCCGTTCACGGCAAGGGAAGCAATACATTTACTGTTGTACCCAAGAGGAAGCCGGTTACGGAGCAGGAGGCCTTCAGAAGTCCACTGGTggacgacgatgatgatgatgaggctaCGTCCAAAAGGAAATCTTCCGATGGATCTGAGGCTCCATACACCGACCTTGGGTTACTGCTCAAAAAGCGATACCCAACCGTGGATGAAATTCAGGTTATTGGTGGATATCTATCACTGTCTAGATCCTGTCTGTTAAAGAACGACTCCACAAGAAAAAAGGTACGTTATTTAAGGTCAACGCGGTTAATGCCAAagtttaactttatttttctttgggTCACTGGACTCTGTAAACTTTTTAATAGGTCTCTCTTGTTTGTCAGATCAATGATTATTGGAGGAAGTCAAATATTGTCCAAGCTTAAAAAAATGCTGATGCTGGTGCTTTCGTTCAGTTTCAATAAAATGTGCTGTTCGGAATAGGTTAGGGAAAAAGGTGTATGTAAAAGATCTGATTAGCCTCCTAAACTCCATTAATACATTAAAGTTGTTTCAGCTAACAAGTAGATTacaaacatttaatatatagtcttttttttttccaaccagAATGCAGCGGaaacatgaataataaaaaaaaaatgccataaaTTCTTATCAGCTAGGGGATATGAAATCACTTTTTTAATgtcctaaatatatatttttgtctttgttttttttttttttttaattaaaaaaaaaaaaaaaaagagtttataaACGATACATTTCTTAATCATTCCTGAAATCATTGctttaattttagatttttttatttatttattttttttttttaacagcaatTTGTATACTAGGTTTTTGAGCGTTTTCAGAACTCAGAACCAATTACATTTTCCAGAACACCCTTACCAGCACTGAAATATCTCCGatctgtttgttatagcttgtaacacttgtttgaaatgctgctgatatgttattacagtcattgtctgtctttgattaaatgtattcatttaacttACTACCGAGACTAGGTATGGCCCTTCTGAAGATTAGATAATTGTATCCGGTTGCCCATTACTGTATCGGAGCAACGTAGAGATGTTGGAAACAGAAAAATACTTTAAACTGTAGCAAAACAAGTCCAAGTCCTATCTCCAAAACAGATTTTCGTCCTTTGGTAAATAGGGGGCCAGGTACTTCTAACACTGTTTTTGTAAATATCTGCTGATATGTGATTAGATATAgatgtctttctttgattaatgtattgttttaaccctttactgagattaagggtgttGTGTGGCTCCTTTGAAAGTTAGAGAGACACCCTTTTGGTCCCTGAAGTCCATCGCTGTACTAGAGGGACTAATGTAAACATTATTTGAAATAAGATTTTGCAATAACGTTGCTCAGTCGAGTGAGAGCCATCCCGTTGAATGCAGAGTACGTTTTGGTGTGAATAGGGGAGTGGTTTAGCAGAAAAGTGGTGGGGCATATTAGCGGTACCTGTGGCACGAAATTTATAAAAGGTAAGGGCACTTTTGCCCGCCAATTTTCGGCTACTCCATTTTTTTCTTCCCCTCAAGCTGATAGTAAATTGATCGTATTATCCATTGTCATTAATATATTATCTTGAATACCCCCCTTTCCTCTATTAGACTGGGCTCTGCTTGGTTTAGTCACTGTCACGGTTTGCAATACTTGGGTAACTTTGCCTCTGTGAccatttaaactttaaaaaaatcttcatgatgaagctttcaCGTTGTCTGCAACGAACTAGACAGACTGGCAGATTTCTGAAATGGGTGAAGGATTATTTACAGCACACGGTCCGTCTTTACTGTCATCAGTTTTACGAGAAATGGAAAGTTACTGCTTGCTTGTAAAATGTGCATGTAACAGTGCGTGTGTTATTTAGCTGTGCAGACAAGTTGTGGTACCATCTGGTGAGGAATTTACATCTAGTTATAGCCAAAGAACCTTGGAGAAGTGACTGTGGGGTCATTTTAGAAATGCCAGTGGTGGGTTTAGGGCAGGCCTCATACAACTGCATATATAAAGGAAAATTCTGCCAGTGACATTGGATACAATTCCCTATGAAACTGAAAATAcagtaacgtgtgtgtgtgtgtgtacgttttGGTATGTTCAATATAACTATTATCAGTTTCTCTGTTGCAGTTTTATTGCTTTATTGGACAATACCTTGTGCATTATAGAACAAGCATAATGTCTGAAGCTCAGCTTGTAATTTATTACGCTGCAAATGTTACCATCCGATTCGTTTTCAATCTCGTAAGTTACAAAAAACACATTATGGCTTCACACACGACGGTGTTGATCTGACATGGGGCAAAGACGTTTGCAACGAGGGCACAATGTAGGACGCTTGTAAgattgttaggctgggtacacactacagggtttttcacccgattctcgggccaatcacacgataaacaaccgttctgtccgatatcgcattagtgtgtatgctccaatgatcatgttatcgttccaaagctcatcgtatcctTTGGttttttataaacggactaaaaatctctataaggGATATAGGTCGACCAACCGGCGTCTCCCGCAGTGAACTAATaagaaagactctgagacaagtatttggtAAAATTATTTTGGCCACAGCTTTATTAACACTTCCAAACTTGGCAGACAAGCGGCGTGCAAAGCGAATAAAATTTAccaccttttccagttccatctggaaaaatagggcgtGCATTGGATAAAATTGTATCCACAGAGCAGATCTGTTCTCTTATCGAAGGGCAATTATGGTACAATAAACTTCCTGGGTGATAGAAGTCTCTGGAGGTGGAGATCCCCTTTAAGGAATGGGTAGACTGTATAGTTCATCCTAGGTTTGAAACGCAGTATAACAAAATAAGTATTAGGATTTGGGTTATGCCCGTGAAGGTCTGTAAATGTACAATATTCTTACTGTTCTAAACTTTATTTTCGGTAATTCCCCCAAATCCTGTGCTTTGTCCCTTTGATACATGGGGATAGGAAAGGCCACAGTGTATGCTGGGAGTCTGGCTGTAATATGTAGATTATGCATTGACCAGACTTCCCCGCCCGTGCAGCTACCCTCGTACTTTGTGTTCTGCTCGAAAACTACCAGATGCTTCAGTATCTCACATTCTGCCATTAACTGCAATAAAATCTACATCAGGGGGTAGACTTGACAAACCTTCTAAAACAAGGAAAAATTGGAGGTGCTGCCTAtagaagccaatcagattccagctatcattttctagagtgtataagataaatgatagctagtatctggttggttgatatgggcaatacctccactttttcctttttttaaacgTTTACTAAATTTACCCCTGGTGTAACCCTGTGTGAGGAGGTGGGATAAACATGTACTGTTGGGTGGTCTTAAACACCGATTAGCTGGATCTAATATCTGTCAAGGCTTCTTACCCTCGTGCGCTAAGTTACAGGACACTAGATGAGGCTTTTAGTGGTAGTAGGAGGGTGCAGCGAGGTCCAGGGATGAAACGGCGGCTCTGGGGCCCATCTGGTTGCTTGGCCTTCGTATGGAGTAACCGGACGTTGGTCTACTTTGGCAGACGTGTCCGCTGTGCGTGCTCCGATCACTTAGTGACCACGTACTGGTAGATCACGTTCATTAGATGGCCACGTTTTCAGATGTTGATTGGAATTGCTGATTGCATAACGATTTGGGGCCAATGAgtataaaagaaccaaatttgcTGTCCAGATGGCTGTGCGTATGGTGATCCCCTGCCAGGGGAGAAGACTGATTTAATCATGGAGGTGTTGGACAGAGAACGCTCCTGTATGGTGTAGTATTTTGGAGGTGTGCGGTGCCAGCTCTCTTCTCACACCGCTGCAAGGGCTTTTGCAACTTTCTGTTCAGGGGAAGTTTGAAATCTCCGGTCACCGAAGGTTTAAATGCCTAAagatatataaagagagagaaacATGTGCCATTTCCCCAAAAGCACATTATTGGGGCGTTTCACAACTAACCCAAAGTCTATAAATCTAGTTGTGTTCCGCGATACAGGTTATAGCAGCATTTTTTTGCGTTTGCTGGTATTgcacaaatgtaaaatattttctggTCTGACAAGTTTCCGCGTTTTGCGTAAATTAGAAGTTCTGTGTTGATCCTGAATAGTTGTTCCAGGTCAGCTTGTAGCAGGAGGGTTTGTACTATACCTAAAACTGCAAATTATAATTTGCACAACTGGTAAGACGAGGGACCGCGCCtgtaaccaccaaccactctgtGATATTTATAACTTCAGACGAGAGAGAGAGGTTTCGTGGGAACGGTGCCCGTTGCACTTGAAGCTTCAACGTCCTTAAACCACCAGTTATATCTGTATTGGGTATTTCTCTGGTAATGACACTTAGGTTGCAAATCTCTTTTCTTACActtcagaaatattttatttgtctcCATTATGATCAGTGACGagtgtaattatattttatttactagtATATAGTGAAACGCAGCCATTTTGTCATATTTCATACTTGTGTTCATTGCTAGTGGATACGGTATATTCTGTGGCTATAACGAATACAAAATACATTACTGTATCTTGCTAAAAATTATCATTCTCGTTACCACCCAACATTGCATctttgttgtcatcatcatcgtttatttatatagcgccactaattccgcagcgctgtacagagaactcgcatcagtccctgccccattggagcttgcagtctaaattccctaacatacacactagggtcaatttgatagcagctaattaacttactagtatgtttttggagtgtgggaggaaaccagagcacccagaagaatgaagcccacgcaaacacggggagaacatacaaactccacacagattaggccatggtcgggaattgaactcatgaccccagtgcagtgaggcagaagtgctaaccacagagccaccgtgctgcccgtaagTCCCATGTGTCTACGTACATGGCAGGTTTGGTTCTGCCAATCAGCCAGCAGTGTCATAATGACTGACACTGCTGGCTTTGGTAATCGCAGCTGCCCTCGATGTGATATTTCTGGGCATAGAAGCGAGAAGTTTGTCTCCTCCTTCACCAGAATTGATGACGGCAATcgataaaataaatattctctgaTTACCGGCTAGCAAGTATATATGTTTAGAGAGAGATTGTTTTATTGTTGTAATGGAAATGTGGCAATTTTAGGTATAGGTTACATGACcggatctctttaataaaaatgtaaattcagACTGAATATTTAAAAATTTATGAGCATTCTAGTTGACGAAGCACAAAACAAAGTATATTATTGTTTGGCGGATTATCTGGCACCGTATCTGTTAATTTGTGTATTACTGTGTTTCTTTTGAATAGTATGTGAATTGTTGGACAATGGTTCCCCAAAGTGGTGGGAGCCATTGTGACCCCAATTGGACAGCACccctaaaaaaaattgtataatcgTTGCCTTTACCATGCGAACACTTTTCTTATATGTAGAAGCACATTGTTTTATATATCGGCAacatattttgcagcactgtacaattcCAGAATATGTATGCATTCACGTCCGTTCCTGCCccagtgagcttacaatctaattccctaCCATAGTCGCATACACAAGGGCTAGTTTCACCTCTCAGTTGGGTTTTTAGGTTGTGGGAGGAAATGTAAACACCCCGAGgatgtacaaactccacaccgataacaCCCTGGTCGGAGTTTATGCCAGGACCCCACGATAGAGAGTTCCATGTTCATTTATCCGCACGAAATGAATACCCGACGTTTCACCTCATTCTGTCAGCTCCTATTCGTCAGCGTAATCTGAAATGTCAACGGTGACGATTCTTAATTTGTGCAAATTGAAGCATTAGAAAATAAGCACATTACAAGTCGGGACAGGTTCCTAAAGCTCCCTATAATTTGATGATGAGCGCCAGTAATAAAACGTAATTGCCCTAACCTGCCGGGAGCCTGATGATCGGGCCCAGGAGATTTCCACTGACAGGCTGGCACAAGATCTAGGAGCCTAAGCTGACTGAGCAGAAATAGAACAACAGATTGGCTCTTGGAAAGTGATCAGATACTTGACGAGCTTGAGACTCTCTTGAACTTAAAGTTTCCTTGCCGTCTatacaaagtggaggcagccattttgtgccaaCCAAAACTCAGCCTATCGATTcgctaggagctagtgacattaactgtacctcagtgatgtcactacttctcagtgatttgattggctgcattgTCACATGGAGGGctgggcagccattttgttggctgacaTGGGAAAGACCTCTTTTCTCCAGGCAGAATTTGACTCCTTGTACATGAAATGGGAATTTGTTGTGTGTCCGCCCCTCTTGGGGTTTCATTGTCATTTCACCTACAATAATTTGGCATAGAAGGATTTGGGAAGTCGGGGAAAACCTGTAACTACTGCCTTGCTGAATTAATGTCAGGAGCGGAGTAACGCGCTTCTGGGGCCCAACTCTTTTCTCAGGATACATCTCTCCTATGGCTCTCCAAAACGCACTGACTGGCTGGAGAATTTTTCCGCTAGTAAAACGTATGTGGTGGTTTGCGTTTGACTTAACACACTGCCAGTGGGCACCTGCGCTGTTCGCTTTTCAAACCTCAGCCGTGGAGAGGATCC harbors:
- the TPRN gene encoding taperin; protein product: MAVSGGTSSWARLEPHPGKMPAWKLEVLERKRAKMASAAAPLSRGKDGSPSRRTRSPSGKGSPERMVLQDSLGPLHDNPFIRLEKERRRRRPQNYHPGRATSPIRHLLDMYGNVPGIRTIRAENIIIIESDPGYFNQPTPHTDPVEELLAKRGSKVTEIRASEVVIYEPEPPRKAQEPLRNTQEPPRKAHDPQRKVQEPPKKVQDPHRKVMDPPKKAQEPPKKAHDPHKKAQDPPKRVQAPPHNESLEHSEVLEEAGRVSRLMEKFDHGHGKPVRSRSWENLLERDCKPPSLPKPPTAERHGQVPQNRVPKRSGDISPSSASLLDEDSKRFPLNNPSWLPSKQPVVHSLPDPGQFQKMPSSPVTSPVSNTPPSPSFFKGPLSPSYEITTDEKCVSPIVATFREKFEAGHTSNNLPLLKLMNVAQKTGSNTMIVNPKAASANKARPETTDPPLLTNGHVDPSDLNSKAGSSIKIQDLLSKSKRPRGTKVQRPSEGSGLVPSSSDSSNEIPKGAKTWKPKSEVENPKTNSPPKSSATQSEISLHNHCDQAFTSATPSQQLKVSSSTSSNDSFEIKPAPKPDLNSIPDDDIQAKALANIRMQSKNSFVFIPKKRQAPSEPPKKGSVVQNSINEKPKVKNSASTVNGPKVDFTDSAKNGKWSNEGPASTKLQEVAVNGDDRLEWTVNSMTVQASNVPSLSDFDWKSGLLPSSSSTESLSFTDPGAKFEYFSSAHQGDDVNVLTVPVTNLHEDIVKADIPVTNIDDIVNIEDQGVKKEAKPALKTTDSSTTSYRPHAPLSSVHGKGSNTFTVVPKRKPVTEQEAFRSPLVDDDDDDEATSKRKSSDGSEAPYTDLGLLLKKRYPTVDEIQVIGGYLSLSRSCLLKNDSTRKKMKISFNEQNIHTMFEYPSENSLAEEEGDDLSNSESDDEDKPVAFFLPRPSFVSGGASSNSLRANSANSGLSNYTPKHSMEYSKWQDEKPEGGPASPVGNADREDMLTPADNSSHTDFRSEPALYF